One window from the genome of Bradyrhizobium xenonodulans encodes:
- the rpoN gene encoding RNA polymerase factor sigma-54 gives MALTQRLEFRQSQSLVMTPQLMQAIKLLQLSNLDLTTFVEEELERNPLLERANDEAPGGEAPAEAGQFSDGDDFGGGHSDEPGGGPGEAFEPGQEEWMSKDLGTRAEIEQTLDTGLDNVFSEEPAEAAARNAQDAAPTTYTEWGGGASGDEDYNLEAFVAAETTLRDHLAEQLSVAFTGPAQRMIGQYLIDLVDEAGYLPPDLGQAAERLGASQADVENVLAVLQKFDPPGVCARNLSECLAIQLRELDRYDPAMQALVEHLDLLAKRDIASLRKLCGVDDEDIADMIGEIRRLNPKPGMKFGSARLQTMVPDVYVRPGPDGGWHVELNSDTLPRVLVNQTYYSELSKKIGKDGDKSYFTDALQNATWLVRALDQRARTILKVATEIVRQQDGFFTHGVAHLRPLNLKAVADAIQMHESTVSRVTANKYMATNRGTFELKYFFTASIASADGGEAHSAEAVRHHIKQLIDSEAPAAILSDDTIVERLRASGIDIARRTVAKYREAMRIPSSVQRRRDKQSALGNVLSAAMSDRSRNTEPA, from the coding sequence TCGCTGGTCATGACGCCGCAGCTGATGCAGGCGATCAAGCTGCTGCAATTGTCCAATCTCGATCTCACCACCTTCGTGGAAGAGGAACTCGAGCGGAACCCCCTGCTGGAGCGGGCCAATGACGAAGCCCCCGGTGGCGAAGCCCCGGCCGAGGCCGGCCAGTTCAGCGATGGCGACGATTTCGGTGGCGGCCACAGCGACGAGCCGGGCGGCGGTCCGGGCGAGGCCTTCGAGCCGGGCCAGGAAGAATGGATGAGCAAGGATCTCGGCACTCGTGCCGAGATCGAGCAGACCCTGGACACGGGCCTCGACAACGTCTTCTCCGAGGAGCCCGCCGAAGCCGCCGCGCGCAACGCCCAGGACGCCGCGCCGACCACCTACACCGAATGGGGCGGCGGCGCCTCCGGCGACGAGGACTACAATCTCGAGGCCTTCGTCGCCGCGGAAACCACGCTTCGTGACCACCTCGCCGAGCAGCTCTCGGTGGCCTTCACGGGTCCTGCGCAGCGGATGATCGGCCAGTATTTGATCGACCTCGTCGACGAGGCCGGCTATCTGCCGCCGGACCTCGGCCAGGCTGCCGAGCGCCTGGGCGCATCGCAAGCCGACGTCGAGAACGTCCTTGCCGTGCTGCAAAAATTCGATCCGCCCGGCGTCTGTGCACGCAATTTGAGCGAATGCCTGGCGATCCAGCTCCGCGAGCTCGACCGCTACGACCCCGCGATGCAGGCGCTCGTCGAGCATCTCGATCTTCTGGCGAAGCGCGACATTGCGAGCCTGCGCAAGCTCTGCGGCGTCGACGACGAGGACATCGCCGACATGATCGGCGAGATCCGCCGCCTCAATCCCAAGCCCGGCATGAAGTTCGGCTCGGCGCGGCTCCAGACCATGGTGCCCGACGTCTACGTTCGCCCGGGCCCCGACGGCGGCTGGCATGTCGAGCTCAACAGCGACACCTTGCCGCGCGTGCTGGTCAACCAGACCTACTACTCCGAGCTGTCGAAGAAGATCGGCAAGGACGGCGACAAATCCTATTTCACCGACGCGCTCCAGAACGCGACCTGGCTGGTGCGCGCGCTCGACCAGCGCGCCCGCACCATCCTGAAAGTTGCGACGGAAATCGTCCGCCAGCAGGACGGCTTCTTCACCCACGGCGTGGCGCATTTGCGGCCGCTGAATCTGAAGGCCGTCGCCGACGCCATCCAGATGCATGAATCCACGGTGTCGCGCGTCACCGCCAACAAATACATGGCGACAAATCGCGGCACATTCGAGTTGAAATATTTCTTCACGGCCTCGATCGCCTCGGCCGACGGCGGCGAGGCGCATTCGGCGGAAGCCGTGCGCCACCACATCAAGCAGCTGATCGATTCGGAGGCGCCAGCCGCGATCCTGTCGGACGACACCATCGTGGAACGCTTGCGCGCTTCGGGCATTGATATTGCCCGCCGCACGGTTGCGAAGTACCGCGAAGCCATGCGCATTCCGTCCTCGGTGCAACGCCGCCGCGACAAGCAGAGCGCCCTTGGTAACGTCCTTTCCGCCGCAATGTCCGATCGCTCCCGCAACACCGAGCCGGCCTGA
- a CDS encoding sn-glycerol-3-phosphate import ATP-binding protein UgpC — MANVTLRNVRKTYPGGFEAIKGVNVDVGDGQFCVLVGPSGCGKSTLLRMVAGLETVTGGEIDIGGKVVNQIEPADRDIAMVFQNYALYPHMSVFNNMAYGLRNRGMKEDEVKTRVEEAARVLELAPMLERKPRQLSGGQRQRVAMGRAIVRQPKVFLFDEPLSNLDAKLRIAMRVEIRKLQRRLNTTSIYVTHDQLEAMTLADVLVVMNGGQVEQVGNPLAIYEKPATTFVASFIGAPPMNLMSTRPEEIKSQLGGSAAEAGILGIRPEDFAITDQTPAGGIALPLTVEAIERVGAETFVYGARHQEEQSVAATPGELPPGEVIVRIPGTEAPAIGERIRVAAVRAKLHLFSGDGRTRIEA, encoded by the coding sequence ATGGCCAACGTCACCCTGCGCAACGTCCGCAAGACCTATCCCGGCGGCTTCGAGGCCATCAAGGGCGTCAACGTCGATGTCGGCGACGGCCAGTTCTGCGTGCTGGTCGGCCCCTCCGGCTGCGGCAAGTCCACGCTGCTGCGCATGGTCGCGGGACTGGAGACGGTCACCGGCGGTGAGATCGACATCGGCGGCAAGGTCGTCAACCAGATCGAGCCCGCCGATCGCGACATCGCGATGGTGTTCCAGAACTACGCGCTCTATCCGCATATGAGCGTCTTCAACAACATGGCGTACGGCCTGCGCAACCGCGGCATGAAAGAAGACGAAGTCAAGACCCGCGTCGAGGAAGCCGCGCGCGTGCTCGAGCTCGCGCCGATGCTGGAGCGCAAGCCGCGCCAGCTCTCAGGCGGCCAGCGCCAGCGCGTCGCCATGGGCCGGGCCATCGTGCGCCAGCCGAAGGTGTTTCTGTTCGACGAGCCGCTCTCCAACCTCGACGCCAAGCTGCGCATCGCGATGCGGGTCGAGATCCGCAAATTGCAGCGCCGGCTCAACACGACATCGATCTACGTCACCCACGACCAGCTCGAGGCGATGACGCTCGCCGACGTTCTCGTGGTGATGAACGGCGGCCAGGTCGAGCAGGTCGGCAACCCGCTCGCGATCTACGAGAAGCCGGCCACGACCTTCGTCGCGTCCTTCATCGGGGCCCCGCCGATGAATCTGATGTCGACGCGCCCCGAGGAGATCAAATCGCAGCTCGGCGGCAGCGCGGCTGAGGCCGGCATCCTCGGCATCCGCCCGGAGGATTTTGCAATCACCGACCAGACCCCGGCCGGCGGCATCGCATTGCCGCTCACCGTGGAAGCGATCGAGCGGGTCGGCGCGGAAACCTTCGTCTACGGCGCACGGCACCAGGAGGAGCAGAGCGTCGCCGCCACCCCCGGCGAACTGCCGCCCGGCGAGGTCATCGTCCGCATCCCCGGAACCGAGGCCCCCGCCATCGGTGAGAGGATCCGCGTCGCCGCGGTACGGGCGAAGCTGCATCTGTTCAGCGGCGACGGGCGGACGCGGATCGAGGCCTGA
- the hpf gene encoding ribosome hibernation-promoting factor, HPF/YfiA family gives MTLRISGKSVSVGEALRGRVSDRTDEVLRKYFDGNYSGHITLSKDGFGFRTDCALHLDSGITLEADSNAPDAYASADQALIMIEKRLKRYKSRLKDRSARKAHVASAALAALDATAYVLEAPGEGEDEDEVTGYSPVIIAEATTSLKQMSVSEAVMELDLSGAPCLVFQHGSSGRVNIIYRRADGNVGWIDPPGTKADAKPGG, from the coding sequence ATGACCCTTCGGATTTCGGGCAAGAGCGTCAGCGTCGGCGAGGCCCTGCGCGGCCGCGTTTCCGACCGGACTGATGAGGTCCTGCGCAAATATTTCGACGGCAATTATTCCGGCCATATCACGCTCAGCAAGGACGGCTTCGGCTTCCGCACCGACTGTGCGCTGCATCTCGATTCCGGAATCACGCTCGAAGCCGATTCGAATGCGCCCGATGCCTATGCCAGCGCCGACCAGGCCCTGATCATGATCGAGAAGCGGCTCAAGCGCTACAAGAGCCGGCTCAAGGACCGCTCGGCCCGCAAGGCCCATGTCGCCTCCGCCGCGCTGGCCGCGCTCGACGCGACGGCTTACGTGCTGGAAGCGCCGGGCGAGGGTGAGGACGAGGACGAGGTCACCGGCTACAGCCCCGTCATCATCGCCGAGGCCACCACCTCGCTGAAGCAGATGTCGGTCAGCGAGGCCGTCATGGAGCTGGACCTGAGCGGGGCGCCGTGCCTCGTCTTCCAGCACGGCTCCAGCGGCCGGGTGAACATCATTTACCGCCGGGCTGACGGCAATGTGGGCTGGATCGACCCCCCTGGAACCAAGGCGGACGCCAAGCCGGGCGGTTAG
- a CDS encoding Hsp20 family protein: MSRVPTLSSPFLLGFDEIERVLDRVVKGADGYPPYNIERCDRSDGQPERLRITLAVAGFTRDQLDVTIEENQLVIRGRQQDDKTRQYIHRGIAARHFQRTFVLAEGMLVLGADLKNGLLSVDLARPEPERIVKTIAINEHE; the protein is encoded by the coding sequence ATGTCTCGTGTTCCAACGCTTTCCAGTCCGTTCCTTCTGGGCTTCGATGAGATCGAGCGCGTGCTCGACCGCGTCGTCAAAGGCGCCGACGGCTATCCTCCCTACAATATCGAGAGGTGCGACCGGTCGGACGGCCAGCCCGAGCGCTTACGCATCACGCTGGCGGTCGCCGGATTCACCCGCGACCAACTCGATGTAACCATTGAGGAAAACCAGCTCGTGATTCGTGGGCGTCAGCAGGACGACAAGACCCGGCAATACATCCATCGCGGCATCGCCGCGCGCCACTTCCAGCGCACCTTCGTGCTGGCGGAAGGGATGCTGGTGCTGGGTGCGGATCTGAAGAACGGGCTGTTGTCGGTCGATCTTGCCCGGCCTGAACCGGAGAGGATCGTTAAGACAATCGCTATCAATGAGCACGAATAA
- a CDS encoding DUF5938 domain-containing protein, producing the protein MSKKPVIVYGASGYTGRLVCEYLREYNIPFIAAGRSAEKLNAAMKANVAGIETADYEVVEVPHTVSALTELFSGASVVLNTVGPFAKFGNEVVQACWASRCHYTDTTGEQDWLITLEQEWGTKFANAGLLLAPGIAQMYTTGEIAAQLCLETPGLDTLDIAVFWGGSPTIASTQTILVNAAMAKAYYLEQNKYVEHQPDAGLTNLAIPGQHELALALPWGGTSHPVWFKRDPRVANVKVLGGVFNRGLMLGVPQIVAAALEATKDMNPDDRYAALAQTAAGVMNTMPPRENPRVNKSLDSVHASGPLGRAHCIIYGNSNYKQTGMLQAYAAAHLLQQPPKRVGFASGCQAFGHHELLGQLRSFGLVSKPILTVQD; encoded by the coding sequence ATGAGCAAGAAGCCCGTCATCGTGTATGGCGCGTCCGGCTACACCGGCCGGCTGGTCTGCGAATACTTACGCGAGTACAACATCCCCTTCATCGCCGCCGGCCGCAGCGCCGAGAAGCTCAACGCCGCGATGAAGGCGAACGTGGCCGGCATCGAGACCGCCGATTACGAGGTGGTAGAGGTGCCGCACACCGTGAGCGCACTGACGGAATTGTTCAGCGGCGCTTCGGTGGTGCTCAACACCGTGGGCCCCTTCGCCAAGTTCGGCAACGAGGTGGTGCAGGCGTGCTGGGCCTCGCGATGCCACTACACCGACACGACGGGCGAGCAGGACTGGCTGATCACGCTCGAGCAGGAGTGGGGCACGAAGTTCGCTAATGCCGGCCTGCTGCTCGCGCCGGGCATCGCGCAGATGTACACCACCGGCGAGATCGCAGCCCAGCTGTGCCTGGAGACGCCCGGCCTCGACACACTCGACATCGCCGTGTTCTGGGGCGGCAGCCCGACCATCGCTTCGACGCAGACCATTCTGGTCAATGCCGCGATGGCCAAGGCCTACTATCTGGAGCAGAACAAATATGTCGAGCATCAGCCCGACGCCGGCCTCACCAACCTTGCCATCCCCGGCCAGCATGAGCTGGCGCTGGCGCTGCCCTGGGGCGGCACCTCGCACCCGGTGTGGTTCAAGCGCGATCCGCGGGTGGCCAATGTGAAGGTGCTGGGCGGCGTCTTCAATCGCGGACTGATGCTGGGCGTGCCGCAGATCGTCGCCGCCGCGCTGGAGGCGACCAAGGACATGAACCCCGACGACCGCTACGCCGCGTTGGCACAGACCGCTGCCGGCGTGATGAACACCATGCCGCCGCGCGAGAACCCGCGCGTCAACAAATCGCTGGATTCGGTGCATGCCTCCGGCCCGTTGGGCCGCGCGCACTGCATCATCTACGGCAACAGCAACTACAAGCAGACCGGCATGCTGCAGGCCTATGCCGCGGCGCACCTGCTGCAGCAGCCCCCCAAACGCGTCGGCTTCGCCTCCGGCTGCCAGGCGTTCGGCCATCACGAGTTGCTCGGGCAATTGCGCAGTTTTGGACTCGTCAGCAAACCGATCCTGACTGTGCAAGACTGA
- the ptsN gene encoding PTS IIA-like nitrogen regulatory protein PtsN has product MPITDLVAPEAILPALKVNSKKQALQELAARAAELSGQNERAVFEVLLQREKLGTTAVGYGVAIPHGKLPKLEKIFGLFARLDRPIDFEAMDGQPVDLVFLLLAPEGAGADHLKALARIARLLRDQDIAKKLRASRDAQAIYSVLALPPATAA; this is encoded by the coding sequence ATGCCGATTACCGATCTGGTCGCGCCCGAGGCGATTCTCCCGGCATTGAAGGTCAACAGCAAGAAGCAGGCCTTGCAGGAGCTCGCGGCCAGGGCTGCCGAGCTGTCCGGTCAGAACGAACGCGCCGTGTTCGAGGTGCTGCTCCAGCGCGAGAAGCTCGGCACCACCGCGGTCGGCTACGGCGTCGCCATTCCCCACGGCAAGTTGCCCAAGCTGGAAAAGATTTTTGGTCTGTTCGCGCGCCTCGATCGCCCGATCGATTTCGAGGCGATGGACGGCCAGCCGGTCGATCTCGTCTTCCTGCTGCTCGCCCCCGAAGGCGCCGGCGCCGACCACCTCAAGGCGCTCGCCCGCATCGCCCGCCTGCTGCGGGACCAGGACATCGCCAAGAAACTCCGCGCCTCGCGCGATGCCCAGGCGATCTATTCGGTGCTGGCCCTGCCGCCGGCGACTGCGGCGTAG
- a CDS encoding DUF1150 family protein, with amino-acid sequence MSEGHVAFEYEAKNVSPETLATLGEGHIAYVKQIRSEDVPGLFPEAPKIAPGLKLFALHAADGTPIMLTDSREAAIANAWSNELQAVSVH; translated from the coding sequence ATGAGTGAAGGTCACGTTGCGTTCGAATACGAAGCCAAGAACGTCTCGCCCGAGACGCTGGCCACCCTCGGCGAAGGTCATATCGCCTATGTGAAGCAGATCCGCTCCGAGGATGTGCCGGGGCTGTTTCCCGAAGCCCCGAAAATCGCGCCGGGCCTCAAGCTCTTCGCGCTCCACGCCGCCGACGGCACGCCGATCATGCTGACCGACAGCCGCGAAGCCGCTATCGCCAATGCCTGGAGCAACGAGTTGCAAGCGGTGAGCGTGCACTGA
- a CDS encoding SDR family NAD(P)-dependent oxidoreductase yields MSEKSLDGRKALVTGGARGIGAAIAEALARSGAAVMIGDILDDVGRDSAGQIAKLGVKTGFVHLDVTDDAQWEKATAATIATLGGYDILINNAGIEITSLISEVKAEDARRMCEVNIVGTVLGMKHAFRAMRPGGPAGKGGAVVNIASVAATIAFPSIAVYSGTKSAVDRMTRVGAMEAGKLGYGVRVNCIYPGLIPTDMGMQLANDIVKIGLAPDVNAAVGSVVEQTPLGKLAEVGDIADAAVFLCSNEARFITGIGLPVDGGMGM; encoded by the coding sequence ATGAGTGAGAAGAGTCTTGATGGCCGTAAAGCCCTGGTCACCGGCGGAGCCCGCGGGATAGGAGCCGCCATTGCAGAGGCACTGGCGCGATCCGGTGCGGCGGTCATGATCGGCGACATCCTCGATGATGTTGGCAGAGACAGCGCCGGCCAAATCGCCAAGCTCGGTGTGAAGACCGGCTTCGTGCATCTTGATGTCACCGACGATGCGCAGTGGGAGAAAGCGACCGCTGCGACGATCGCCACCCTCGGCGGCTACGACATCCTCATCAACAATGCCGGCATCGAGATCACCTCGCTGATCTCGGAGGTCAAGGCCGAGGACGCGCGGCGGATGTGCGAGGTCAACATCGTCGGCACCGTGCTCGGCATGAAGCACGCCTTCCGCGCGATGCGTCCGGGCGGACCGGCCGGCAAAGGCGGTGCGGTCGTCAACATCGCCTCCGTGGCGGCGACGATCGCCTTCCCGAGCATTGCGGTCTATTCGGGCACGAAATCTGCCGTCGACCGCATGACGCGGGTTGGAGCGATGGAAGCCGGCAAGCTCGGCTATGGCGTGCGCGTCAACTGCATCTATCCCGGCTTGATCCCGACCGACATGGGCATGCAGCTGGCCAACGACATCGTGAAGATCGGCCTCGCGCCCGACGTCAATGCGGCGGTCGGCTCGGTGGTGGAGCAGACGCCGCTCGGCAAGCTCGCGGAGGTCGGCGACATCGCCGACGCCGCGGTGTTCCTGTGCTCGAACGAAGCGCGCTTCATCACCGGCATCGGACTGCCGGTCGATGGCGGCATGGGCATGTAA
- a CDS encoding TetR/AcrR family transcriptional regulator gives MARQATGAAKREAVAEAVRDDKFNARRIELAEAALETLGELGFARTSLREIAQNSAFTHGVFHYYFSDKLDLICCCVRHYKAKCVTRYDEVVATATSRDELTEGFLAKLAATLQTEARMHRLWYDLRSQAMFEAAFRKDVLEIDKSLEAMIWRIASRYAELGGKRPASSPAALYALFDGLFQSALLKHLAGDKGAIPDLLDEVRYLLPTVC, from the coding sequence ATGGCGCGGCAAGCGACAGGAGCGGCGAAGCGTGAGGCCGTGGCGGAGGCCGTCCGGGACGACAAGTTCAACGCGCGCCGCATCGAGCTTGCCGAGGCCGCACTCGAAACGCTTGGAGAGCTCGGCTTCGCGCGTACCAGCCTGCGCGAGATCGCGCAGAACTCGGCGTTCACCCACGGCGTGTTCCACTATTATTTCAGCGACAAGCTCGACCTGATCTGCTGCTGCGTCCGCCATTACAAGGCGAAGTGCGTGACGCGATATGACGAGGTCGTCGCGACCGCGACGAGCCGCGACGAATTGACGGAGGGTTTCCTCGCCAAGCTCGCAGCGACGTTGCAGACCGAAGCCCGCATGCACCGGCTCTGGTACGATTTGCGCTCGCAGGCGATGTTCGAGGCGGCGTTTCGCAAGGACGTCCTCGAGATCGACAAGAGCCTGGAGGCGATGATCTGGCGCATCGCGTCGCGCTATGCCGAGCTCGGCGGCAAGCGGCCGGCGTCGTCGCCCGCCGCGCTCTATGCGCTGTTCGACGGTCTATTCCAGAGTGCCTTGCTCAAGCACCTCGCGGGCGACAAAGGGGCGATTCCCGATCTGCTCGACGAAGTCCGGTACCTGCTACCAACGGTCTGCTGA
- a CDS encoding AMP-binding protein — MRFIDYLDKGASLGADAPCLTMDGRDLSYREVQQLSYRIARGIDRSGIAPGEKVAILSGNDPLAFACVFGISRAGAVWCPINPRNEAAENRFILDQFDCTLLLFHSSFAPMIETARSELPKLRALVCLDTELPFAPSFDSWLAGLADDLHQRETIDDLAMIPGTGGTTGKPKGVMLSGRNIETMTALTLMGYPFKGRPIYLALAPLTHAAGVLCFPIMALGGRIVIMHHPDIGEFLDLIERYRVTHTFLPPTVIYMLLDHPKLDRSRLGSLQCFWYGAAPISASRLAEALQRIGPMAQLFGQTEAPMMISMMAPDAHYNADGTIAMQRLASAGRISPLVQAGIMDADGNLQPSGERGEIVVRGSLVMDGYYKNPQATAEASAYGWHHTGDIGYIDADGYLYIVDRAKDMIITGGFNVYSIEVENVLRAHESVQDCAVIGLPDDKWGERIVAIVQPRASQQIDPAALAAFVKAQIGSVKTPKQIEVWADLPRSKVGKVLKPDIRARLSGR; from the coding sequence ATGCGCTTCATCGATTACCTCGACAAAGGCGCCTCGCTCGGCGCGGACGCGCCGTGCCTGACCATGGACGGGCGCGATCTCAGCTATCGCGAGGTGCAACAGCTGAGCTACCGGATCGCGCGCGGGATCGACCGATCGGGTATTGCACCCGGCGAGAAGGTCGCAATCCTTTCCGGCAACGACCCGCTGGCGTTTGCCTGCGTGTTCGGCATTTCGCGCGCAGGCGCAGTCTGGTGCCCGATCAATCCACGCAATGAAGCGGCCGAGAACCGGTTCATCCTTGACCAGTTCGACTGCACCCTGCTGCTGTTTCATTCGAGCTTCGCGCCGATGATCGAGACGGCGCGCTCGGAGCTGCCGAAGCTGCGCGCTCTGGTCTGTCTCGATACCGAGTTGCCCTTCGCACCCTCATTCGACAGCTGGCTCGCCGGCCTCGCCGATGATCTCCACCAACGCGAAACGATCGACGATCTCGCAATGATCCCGGGCACCGGCGGCACCACTGGCAAGCCGAAGGGCGTCATGCTGTCGGGCCGCAACATCGAGACCATGACCGCGCTGACGTTGATGGGCTATCCCTTCAAGGGCCGTCCGATCTATCTCGCGCTGGCGCCGCTGACGCATGCGGCCGGCGTATTGTGTTTCCCGATCATGGCGCTCGGCGGCCGCATCGTGATCATGCATCACCCCGATATCGGCGAGTTCCTCGATCTGATCGAGCGCTACCGCGTCACGCACACCTTCCTGCCGCCGACCGTGATCTACATGCTGCTCGATCATCCGAAGCTCGATCGTAGCAGGCTCGGCTCGCTGCAATGCTTCTGGTATGGCGCGGCGCCGATTTCGGCATCGCGCCTTGCGGAAGCGTTGCAGCGGATCGGACCGATGGCGCAGCTGTTCGGCCAGACCGAGGCGCCGATGATGATCTCGATGATGGCACCCGATGCGCACTACAATGCCGACGGCACGATCGCGATGCAGCGGTTGGCGTCGGCCGGGCGGATCAGCCCGCTGGTGCAGGCCGGAATCATGGACGCGGACGGCAATCTGCAGCCGTCAGGCGAGCGCGGCGAGATCGTGGTGCGCGGGTCGCTGGTGATGGACGGCTATTACAAGAATCCGCAAGCGACCGCCGAAGCATCGGCGTATGGCTGGCACCACACCGGCGACATCGGCTACATCGACGCGGACGGCTACCTCTACATCGTTGACCGCGCCAAGGACATGATCATCACCGGCGGCTTCAACGTCTATTCGATCGAGGTCGAGAACGTGCTGCGGGCGCACGAATCGGTGCAGGATTGTGCGGTCATCGGCCTGCCCGACGACAAATGGGGCGAGCGGATCGTCGCAATCGTGCAGCCCCGCGCCAGCCAGCAGATCGATCCGGCGGCGCTCGCCGCCTTCGTCAAGGCGCAGATCGGCAGCGTCAAGACACCGAAACAGATCGAGGTCTGGGCCGACCTGCCGCGCTCCAAGGTCGGCAAGGTGCTGAAACCGGACATTCGCGCGCGGCTGTCAGGGCGCTGA